GTCATCGAGAAGCCGTACGGCCGGGATCTGGCCACCGCTCGCGAGCTCGACGGCGTCGTGCACGCCGCCTTCGACGAGGCCAGCGTCTTCCGGATCGACCACTACCTGGGCAAGGACACCGTGCAGAACGTCCTGGCCCTCCGCTTCGCCAACTCGATCTTCCAGCCGATCTGGGACCGCTCCTGGGTCGACCACGTGCAGATCACGGTGGCCGAGACGCTCGGCGTCGGCACCCGCGGCGGGTTCTACGAGTCGGCCGGCGCGATGCGCGACATCGTGCAGAACCACGTTCTTCAGGTGCTCGCCCTGGCCCTGATGGAGCCGCCGGCGTCGTTCGGTGGTGAGGGCCTGCGCAGCGAGAAGGTGAAGCTGCTCCAGGCGATCCGGCTGCCCACCGACCGGGACATCGCCGACGCCGCGGTCCGCGGGCAGTACACGCGGGGCGGCACCCGCGAGGAGCTGATGGCCGGTTACCGCGAGGAGGTGGGCGTCGACCCGCTGTCGCGTACCGAGACCTACGCCGCGCTGCGCCTCAACGTGGACAACTGGCGCTGGGCGGGCGTGCCGTTCTACGTGCGCACCGGCAAGCGCCTGCCGGCCCGGGTCACGGAGGTCGCGCTGCAGTTCCAGCGCCCGCCGCACCTGCCGATCCCGACCAGCCAGCTCACCGAGCTGGACGCGGACGCCCTGGTGCTCCGCATCCAGCCGAACGAGGGCATTTCGCTGCGCTTCGGGGCGAAGGTGCCGGGCCACTCGTTCCGGGTGCGGACCGCCAGCATGGACTTCTCGTACGACCAGACCTTCGTGGAAGAGTCGCCGGAGGCGTACGAGCGTCTGCTGCTGGACGCGCTGGTGGGCGACGCGTCGCTGTTCATCCGCAGTGACGAGGTGGAGCAGTCGTGGCGGGTCGTCGACCCGATCATCGAGCACTGGGCGAACGACCGCTCCCCGATCCCGACCTACGAGGCCGCCTCGTGGGGTCCGGCCGACGCCGATCGCCTGATCGGGCGGAACGGCCGGAAATGGCGTAACTCGATCTGAGAACTGCGTCGGTGGGCGGGCTCGCATAGGGTTGTCAGGGAGTCCGCCCCCCGACCCGAAAGATCTCAGCGAATGCAGGTATCGGTCGCGCACCACCCACCGAACACGGCCGTCCTCGTCCTGCGCGGTTCCCTCGACATCGATACCGCGCCCGCCCTGAAGGCCAACCTCGGCCGCCTGGTCGAGCGTCCCGCCCCGCGCGTCGTCGTGGACGTCTCCGGCCTCGACTTCTGCGACTCGATGGGTGTCGGCGTCCTGGTCACCGCCCACGGCCGCGCCATGGAGCGCGGCGGCTGGGTCCGCCTGGCCGCCCCGTCCGGCTTCCTCCGCCGCCTCTTCAACACCCTCGGCCTCAGCGACTACCTCCCGATGTTCCCGGACGTAGAAAAAGCCATAAAAACCGATTAACCCGTTTCCCGTACGCCCCGAAGCACCCGCCCGAGGCGCGCATGCCCAGCCGTGCACCCGCCCGAGGTGCGCAGGCCCAGCCCTGCATCCGCCGGAGGTGCGGATGCCCGGTCGTGCACCCGCCGGAGGTGCGGATGCCCGGTCGTGCACCCGCCCGAGGTGCGCATGCCCGGTCGTGCACCCGCCCGAGGTGCGCAGGCCCAGGCGTGCATGGCCACCCCGTTGTCCACACCATGGCGTCATCCACAGCCCGCCCGACGCTGCCCTCCGAAACCCGCCACACTGGTCGAGGAAGGTCCCCCTTGGGAGGGCGGGCTGCGAGCGCTGCAGCACCCGCATGCTCAGCGACGCCGACATCGGCGCGGCCGCCCCTCACGGTACGCGGCTGGTCCGACCCGCACGCCAGGCCACGGGGTCAGTGAGTCACGGTCGCAGCCGCCGCTAGCGGTCCGCTCCTGCGTGGTGTGCCGTTCATGATCCTGGTT
Above is a genomic segment from Actinoplanes ianthinogenes containing:
- the zwf gene encoding glucose-6-phosphate dehydrogenase; the encoded protein is MDQPQLIQERSAPPATLVIFGASGDLTRRKLLPAVESLARHGRLPDQFALVGVARTPMSDEQFAESALGGRSLSEKRQLAGGIRYVSGGYDDPETYKRLAETLDELDAQRGTSGNRLFYLSTPANAFEPVICGLAGAGLNQAAEGSFSRLVIEKPYGRDLATARELDGVVHAAFDEASVFRIDHYLGKDTVQNVLALRFANSIFQPIWDRSWVDHVQITVAETLGVGTRGGFYESAGAMRDIVQNHVLQVLALALMEPPASFGGEGLRSEKVKLLQAIRLPTDRDIADAAVRGQYTRGGTREELMAGYREEVGVDPLSRTETYAALRLNVDNWRWAGVPFYVRTGKRLPARVTEVALQFQRPPHLPIPTSQLTELDADALVLRIQPNEGISLRFGAKVPGHSFRVRTASMDFSYDQTFVEESPEAYERLLLDALVGDASLFIRSDEVEQSWRVVDPIIEHWANDRSPIPTYEAASWGPADADRLIGRNGRKWRNSI
- a CDS encoding STAS domain-containing protein gives rise to the protein MQVSVAHHPPNTAVLVLRGSLDIDTAPALKANLGRLVERPAPRVVVDVSGLDFCDSMGVGVLVTAHGRAMERGGWVRLAAPSGFLRRLFNTLGLSDYLPMFPDVEKAIKTD